One Leishmania panamensis strain MHOM/PA/94/PSC-1 chromosome 24 sequence genomic region harbors:
- a CDS encoding 60S ribosomal protein L17, putative (TriTrypDB/GeneDB-style sysID: LpmP.24.0040), whose translation MTHYSRKPQVSSKSAKAKVSDLRCHYKNTFETANVINGMPLRKAQQLYRQVLAKTRCIPFKRYNGKIGRTAQAKEWGQTKGRWPRKSVVAIMSLLKNAEANAIEKGLDPNQMVIKHVQVDQAARMRRRTFRAHGRITPYMCSPCHVQLFMSEKKERVPAPKSAPKK comes from the coding sequence ATGACGCATTACTCCCGCAAGCCGCAGGTGTCGTCAAAGAGTGCCAAGGCGAAGGTTAGCGACCTCCGCTGCCACTACAAGAACACCTTCGAGACCGCAAATGTGATCAACGGCATGCCACTCCGCAAGGCTCAGCAGCTGTACCGCCAGGTGCTCGCCAAGACCCGCTGCATCCCGTTCAAGCGCTACAACGGCAAGATTGGCCGCACCGCTCAGGCGAAGGAGTGGGGTCAGACGAAGGGTCGATGGCCACGCAAGTCCGTCGTGGCGATTATGTCGCTGCTCAAGAACGCCGAGGCGAACGCCATTGAGAAGGGTCTTGACCCCAACCAGATGGTCATCAAGCACGTACAGGTAGACCAGGCTGCCCGcatgcgccgccgcacgtTCCGTGCCCACGGCCGCATCACACCGTACATGTGCAGCCCCTGCCACGTGCAGCTCTTCATGTcggagaagaaggagcgcGTGCCAGCCCCGAAGAGTGCCCCGAAGAAATAG
- a CDS encoding clathrin coat assembly protein, putative (TriTrypDB/GeneDB-style sysID: LpmP.24.0020): protein MNNTDAKQSAGYFKEKATIGLSTFSGNDVVKAILKSTSHLLKAPKEKYLQKLVAASYGHYGSEMKEGLPINEFIVRQLEKRSHTHNWIVVLKTMVSFHRLLCEASDSMVETICCYKSVFKRSRIKNLADSADGAGQAFFITQYMAYLEERCVMQSALGRGRRIEIPEFEEFLKTLNVELLEPVFEILLRLLEAVPVVEFREAVVNNFCTMEAYQLLVRDGKQLFQHLAKRVIFVLDGFEEFSLPVKRRWLDLYRRYASAFASIKQYFDSILCSSRVFVEPVPQLKPLPVSLLARLEGNIRASEVTKDEPCTLESLGIRCGEDVRVDTNEEKILPPLASEPAVAEQPDAVAARTLGAPSFSLDDLFVSKQEPSKPMQPASIPVSWPSSAPPTTSLQCGAEQCQVNTFAPGNWSTGAPQNWETGIPTTFQVSVAQQQPFFSGGVPLAGENASEGAAQLASKPTRLPAPSKKPVDPFKELYDRSHLDLN from the coding sequence ATGAACAACACAGATGCAAAGCAGAGCGCGGGATACTTTAAGGAAAAGGCGACGATTGGACTGAGTACTTTTAGTGGTAATGACGTCGTCAAGGCCATTTTGAAGAGTACCAGCCACCTGCTGAAAGCGCCGAAAGAGAAATATCTGCAGAAGTTGGTGGCGGCCTCGTATGGACATTACGGATCTGAGATGAAGGAGGGTCTACCGATCAATGAGTTTATTGTCCGCCAGCTAGAGAAGCGATCCCACACTCACAACTGGATTGTCGTACTCAAGACGATGGTCTCTTTTCACCGTCTGCTGTGTGAAGCTTCGGACAGTATGGTGGAAACGATCTGCTGTTACAAGAGTGTGTTTAAGCGCTCGCGCATAAAAAATCTGGCGGACAGCGCTGACGGGGCCGGACAGGCGTTTTTTATTACACAGTACATGGCTTATCTGGAGGAGCGCTGCGTTATGCAGAGTGCTCTTGGAAGGGGCCGGCGCATTGAGATTCCTGAGTTTGAGGAGTTTCTGAAGACGCTGAATGTCGAGTTGCTGGAGCCCGTCTTTGAGATTCTGCTTCGACTTTTGGAGGCAGTGCCAGTGGTTGAGTTccgcgaggcggtggtgaaCAACTTTTGCACAATGGAGGCGTATCAACTCCTTGTGCGTGATGGCAAACAGCTTTTTCAGCACTTGGCGAAGCGCGTGATCTTTGTGCTCGATGGTTTCGAGGAGTTTTCGCTGCCGGTGAAGCGGCGCTGGTTGGACCTCTACCGTAGATATGCCAGCGCTTTTGCGTCGATCAAGCAGTACTTTGACTCTATTTTGTGCTCCTCGCGCGTTTTTGTGGAGCCAGTGCCGCAGTTAAAACCACTCCCGGTGTCACTGCTGGCTCGATTGGAGGGAAACATACGCGCCAGTGAAGTGACAAAGGATGAACCATGCACACTGGAGAGCCTGGGTATCCGCTGCGGCGAAGATGTGCGCGTTGATACGAATGAGGAGAAAATTCTACCGCCGCTCGCGTCAGAGCCAGCTGTAGCGGAGCAGCCGGACGCTGTTGCCGCTCGCACGCTGGGTGCACCTTCTTTTTCACTGGACGACCTTTTCGTGTCGAAGCAGGAGCCATCGAAGCCCATGCAGCCTGCTTCCATCCCTGTCTCTTGGCCTTCCTCTGCACCTCCGACCACATCATTGCAGTGTGGCGCCGAGCAATGTCAGGTGAATACTTTTGCTCCGGGTAATTGGTCCACTGGTGCACCGCAGAACTGGGAAACCGGCATCCCTACTACCTTTCAAGTAagcgtggcgcagcagcagccgttcTTTTCGGGTGGAGTGCCGCTTGCTGGGGAAAATGCGTCGGAGGGTGCGGCGCAATTGGCATCGAAGCCGACGCGTTTGCCGGCGCCGTCGAAGAAGCCGGTGGACCCGTTCAAGGAATTGTACGATCGCTCTCACCTTGATTTAAATTAG
- a CDS encoding pyruvate dehydrogenase (lipoamide) kinase, putative (TriTrypDB/GeneDB-style sysID: LpmP.24.0010) → MLSSGANEIETVHLIMLRRGVCRSIPLLGPTFTELVERLDSFEKEFIEWKAFRKAVESTSPKVTEAAKQIMAESMKEVKTTKVNLDNPLTPEEFTELNQFYAKQKMKDIVFENLLYINTPNDLMQHAETVFRQYLVRIARRVRHLSHAPYGLSQMPGIQKLKKWYQWSFHDVRSTPVPTCRDGCYRCDRMVRRVFLRHYNVSSLITDGMIEFAKREEWVNVDEEVIRTYDELQHFFEDFCLGRVRLRFLVGNYMYLSTKILSVSREESAVNDPEGLTVPIFLDHNPEDFVGQICKKCSLLVLTKCAIKVAQATYDAEIELKVAGVPDLVFVGVPCITYDIICAMLEDAVSANINRQERTGKPCTKIEVTLAQWPTNKRFVLRVSDTAGGMTLRQASMQLSCWSLYGNIQSHNQDSISTWTSSPIRLPYAYNAARVIGGNITLASIEGYGTDRQLYLPSTGLAGVSL, encoded by the coding sequence ATGCTTAGTAGCGGTGCGAATGAAATCGAGACAGTGCATCTAATAATGCTTCGTCGAGGCGTTTGCCGGAGTATCCCACTCTTGGGACCCACGTTTACCGAGCTCGTGGAGCGTCTGGACTCATTTGAGAAGGAGTTTATTGAATGGAAGGCGTTTCGCAAAGCGGTGGAGTCAACGTCACCGAAAGTAACTGAGGCGGCGAAACAGATTATGGCGGAGAGTATGAAGGAGGTAAAAACGACTAAGGTGAACTTGGATAACCCGTTGACGCCTGAGGAGTTCACGGAGTTGAACCAGTTCTATGCCAAGCAGAAGATGAAGGATATAGTTTTCGAGAACTTGCTGTACATCAACACTCCGAATGATCTGATGCAGCATGCGGAGACTGTTTTTCGACAGTACCTTGTGCGCATTGCCCGTCGGGTGCGACACTTGAGCCATGCACCGTATGGCCTCTCACAAATGCCGGGAATTCAAAAGCTGAAGAAGTGGTACCAGTGGAGTTTTCATGATGTCCGCAGCACTCCAGTGCCGACGTGCCGGGACGGGTGCTATCGGTGCGACCGCATGGTGCGGCGCGTTTTTCTGCGACACTACAATGTCAGCTCACTCATTACCGATGGAATGATCGAGTTTGCTAAGCGCGAGGAGTGGGTAAATGTAGACGAAGAAGTGATACGCACATAtgatgagctgcagcacttCTTCGAAGATTTTTGCCTGGGTCGCGTCCGTCTTCGCTTTTTGGTCGGCAATTACATGTATCTTTCGACAAAAATTCTGAGTGTATCACGAGAGGAAAGCGCTGTGAATGATCCTGAGGGGCTCACAGTTCCTATCTTCTTGGACCACAACCCGGAGGATTTTGTAGGGCAGATCTGCAAGAAATGCTCGCTGTTGGTGCTCACAAAGTGCGCAATCAAGGTAGCCCAGGCAACCTACGATGCGGAGATTGAGCTGAAGGTGGCTGGCGTCCCTGATTTGGTGTTTGTCGGGGTGCCATGTATCACATACGACATTATTTGTGCAATGCTGGAGGATGCTGTCTCTGCAAATATAAATCGCCAGGAGCGGACAGGCAAACCGTGCACAAAAATTGAAGTCACGCTTGCGCAGTGGCCGACAAACAAGCGTTTTGTACTGCGTGTATCTGACACGGCGGGTGGAATGACATTGCGCCAGGCTTCGATGCAGCTGTCCTGCTGGTCTCTCTACGGAAATATCCAGAGCCATAATCAGGATTCGATTTCGACGTGGACCTCGAGTCCGATTCGGCTACCTTATGCGTACAACGCCGCACGCGTTATTGGTGGGAACATCACACTGGCATCCATTGAAGGCTACGGGACTGATCGGCAGCTATACCTACCGTCTACCGGGCTTGCTGGGGTGTCGCTGTGA
- a CDS encoding hypothetical protein (TriTrypDB/GeneDB-style sysID: LpmP.24.0060), with protein MTPSSLLAVLVLFLVTLGFVNGDVSFNFNGMIVLKNATLNTDFVVTTSFVDLITSTLQDAAHPRAPLMTVVQSVPPHLVILLNMWYTGTPTDVQTAISNINGTYMRWANGDALNASGALSYACMTNIGQQPTVIKYTNSCSFWNAPLPPSSAETCSRNLSLLFYTADLSELDPRARLKSALCTFLSTDCDLISYGDLAVAQINLRGSLTTVHVMPFTVLSQNREATLATLVTYAQYASVLVEYNITYILADGVQVFFKGFPPQLSTLGTFEKCAAQMWYLIFLIILVPVIFMVSHRMFLRGRVSGKRSIAKSERDIRAGVHLNSMPWANFGGGGGYQYYPQQVYSGGYGGGDGSQQVGGGDATQENAPPQSFEYPFQTAAQGWEGQQYGAQQYDRQQYVI; from the coding sequence ATGACGCCTTCTTCCCTGTTAGCTGTGCTTGTCCTGTTTCTTGTGACGCTAGGCTTCGTGAATGGCGATGTTTCGTTTAACTTCAACGGCATGATTGTGTTGAAAAATGCCACACTGAACACTGACTTTGTGGTGACGACAAGCTTCGTTGATCTCATTACAAGCACGCTTCAAGATGCTGCACATCCGCGAGCGCCCTTGATGACGGTGGTGCAGTCTGTCCCGCCTCATTTGGTGATCTTGCTCAACATGTGGTACACCGGAACGCCCACGGATGTGCAGACGGCAATCAGCAATATCAACGGGACATATATGAGGTGGGCAAACGGTGACGCCCTTAACGCTAGCGGGGCGTTAAGCTATGCCTGCATGACAAACATTGGGCAACAGCCGACGGTCATAAAATATACAaacagctgcagcttctgGAACGCGCCCCTCCCGCCAAGCAGTGCTGAGACATGCTCGCGAAACCTGTCCCTCCTGTTCTATACTGCAGACCTCAGCGAGTTGGACCCCCGTGCCAGACTCAAGTCTGCGCTCTGCACCTTTCTTTCCACTGATTGTGACCTCATCTCCTACGGCGATTTGGCAGTGGCACAAATCAACCTCCGTGGCTCGCTGACTACCGTCCACGTCATGCCATTTACAGTTCTTTCTCAAAACCGAGAGGCGACGCTGGCGACGCTTGTGACTTACGCCCAGTACGCTTCCGTGTTGGTGGAGTATAACATCACATACATTCTCGCTGACGGCGTGCAGGTATTTTTCAAAGGTTTTCCACCGCAGCTATCAACCCTCGGCACCTTTGAGAAGTGCGCGGCGCAGATGTGGTATCTTATTTTCTTGATTATCCTTGTTCCAGTGATTTTCATGGTTTCTCACCGTATGTTTCTCCGGGGACGGGTGTCTGGAAAGCGGAGCATTGCGAAGTCAGAGAGGGATATCCGTGCCGGTGTTCACTTGAACTCCATGCCGTGGGCTAATtttggcggtggcggcggctatCAGTACTACCCTCAGCAAGTATACTCAGGCGGctacggcggtggcgatggctCGCAGCAagttggtggtggcgacgcgaCACAGGAAAATGCTCCACCGCAGTCGTTTGAATATCCATTCCAGACCGCAGCTCAGGGTTGGGAAGGCCAACAGTATGGTGCACAACAGTATGACAGGCAGCAATACGTTATCTAG
- a CDS encoding hypothetical protein (TriTrypDB/GeneDB-style sysID: LpmP.24.0050) gives MIRLLALLRCASFGVREDRQALARHHLSLLDKRHWKLTTPSRALPVVEVLMRSGVLMDRLEKSSTKPLACLIPSMTKKERSLVEKLSYVLHQNLPPTASPIDRNARREDETIRAAYSVACATGTCTIDVLVDVIFVRHLRSPSSALMLLELVVSRCAKVSWTRGKPCPSKEMLDSICDLLAQHEQSLDFRAIWFLLSLLSATPQFSDSQITPSAGKRLFRLCVHRIHHLLPLLGVEDHLLAYLQLARIEGYEKPFIVLGEIERLLLSTSLGDYTGVSTNVLLRFMTMPFAARHVDLNLRLCAGWCAVSRITDFTQEECLAAFTIVAALHEGCSAESATAVAPLRHWETLHDALFAQVFFIAHDLTAADCFRILDQSELINISGWGITVPQMLLEKLKKRILSECKRCAIDECCAPETAELLLCVALGLQSLMQRYTVLPSNAVDEHAVTECIALLEDCITLAPPHG, from the coding sequence ATGATTCGACTGCTCGCACTTTTGCGTTGTGCGTCTTTTGGCGTGCGCGAGGACCGCCAGGCTTTGGCGCGCCATCACTTGAGTCTCCTTGACAAGCGGCACTGGAAGCTGACAACACCGtcgcgcgcgctgccggtggtggaggtCTTAATGCGATCTGGTGTTCTGATGGATAGGCTTGAAAAAAGCAGCACCAAACCGCTGGCGTGCTTGATTCCATCCATGACAAAGAAGGAGCGTAGCTTGGTGGAGAAGCTCTCCTATGTGCTCCACCAAAACTTGCCACCTACAGCCTCTCCGATTGACAGGAATGCGAGGAGGGAAGACGAGACGATTCGCGCCGCATATTCGGTTGCCTGTGCGACCGGAACGTGTACTATCGATGTCTTGGTTGACGTCATTTTCGTTCGACATCTTCGATCTCCTTCGTctgcgctgatgctgctggagctAGTGGTGTCGCGATGTGCGAAAGTGTCCTGGACAAGAGGGAAACCGTGCCCTTCCAAAGAGATGTTAGATTCCATTTGCGACCTGCTTGCCCAACACGAGCAGTCGCTGGACTTCAGAGCGATCTGGTTCTTACTTTCACTGCTGAGTGCAACTCCTCAGTTCAGCGACTCTCAAATCACTCCGTCTGCTGGAAAACGACTCTTTCGGCTCTGTGTGCACCGCATTCATCACCTTCTGCCTCTCCTGGGAGTTGAAGATCACCTTCTCGCATATCTGCAGCTTGCGCGCATCGAGGGCTACGAGAAGCCGTTCATTGTTCTTGGCGAGATAGAGAggctgcttctctccacgTCATTAGGTGACTACACAGGCGTAAGCACTAATGTACTCTTGCGGTTTATGACGATGCCTTTCGCGGCGCGACACGTCGATTTGAAtctgcgcctgtgtgctgGTTGGTGCGCGGTATCGAGAATAACAGATTTTACTCAGGAGGAGTGTCTCGCTGCGTTCACAATTGTCGCCGCGCTGCATGAAGGCTGCTCTGCCGAAAGCGCAACCGCGGTCGCACCCTTGCGGCACTGGGAGACGCTGCACGACGCCCTTTTCGCGCAGGTGTTTTTCATTGCACATGACTTGACTGCTGCCGACTGTTTTCGCATTCTAGACCAATCGGAGCTGATCAATATATCGGGCTGGGGCATCACCGTGCCGCAAATGTTGCTTGAGAAGCTCAAGAAGAGAATCCTGTCAGAGTGCAAGCGCTGTGCCATAGATGAATGCTGTGCGCCTGAGACAGCGGAACTGTTGCTGTGCGTTGCGCTTGGATTGCAGTCGTTGATGCAACGATACACAGTGCTGCCGAGCAACGCTGTGGACGAGCACGCTGTAACTGAGTGTATTGCTCTTCTCGAGGACTGTATCACGTTAGCCCCACCTCATGGTTGA
- a CDS encoding hypothetical protein (TriTrypDB/GeneDB-style sysID: LpmP.24.0070) yields the protein MRCTRVWLCGTLSHVADALCMVKDYQKIEAERKELAVREAKKEYESYPLRYQLLECQPGLPLALTKLKYLLACRRTHPDAGGDAESFLRVSLAYQDVMKDYGVETVDNKIVNLGNFQSDDHETQNYLESRATISSYIPISTLEDHIRQIEEIQGRLGDELSEKLASNSDEAMWLLEDIEEVMEQTGLKTVKLCVLEDGKVQVNDVLALTDGTERPRLLAGEEAPLQRRKSASAADAEATAANRASEDATSSDGPPNAFKEAAQSSEKALHETEVSRSDIEVLNAKNTLQDRPDVAGLGARTATEVMNNTEEVKQMKLESSVLYVFLISLMMLVYVYTEGAMRAARQASSRPGTAEHITSDTMLPWWGNDAEYESQVKRIFVDEWRKARASSRRAQTFQDGVARESLDEETKSDMDLKIFTVTAEKLRAMRDNAERHSNR from the coding sequence ATGAGGTGCACACGCGTCTGGCTGTGTGGCACGCTGAGCCACGTGGCTGATGCATTGTGTATGGTAAAGGACTACCAGAAGATTGAGGCTGAGCGAAAGGAGCTGGCGGTGCgtgaggcgaagaaggagtACGAGAGTTACCCGCTGCGCTACCAGCTTTTGGAGTGTCAACCAGGACTGCCTCTGGCTCTGACGAAGCTGAAGTACTTGCTGGCGTGCCGCCGCACACACCCCGACGCAGGTGGGGACGCTGAGTCTTTTCTGAGGGTGAGCCTGGCATACCAAGACGTGATGAAGGATTACGGCGTGGAGACGGTAGACAATAAGATAGTCAACCTGGGTAACTTTCAGTCTGATGACCATGAGACGCAGAACTATCTGGAGTCACGTGCCACCATTAGTTCGTACATTCCCATCTCGACGCTCGAGGATCACATCAGACAAATCGAGGAAATCCAGGGTCGCCTTGGCGACGAGCTTTCGGAGAAACTCGCGTCCAATAGCGACGAGGCAATGTGGCTGCTGGAGGACATCGAGGAGGTCATGGAACAGACAGGCCTCAAAACAGTCAAGCTTTGTGTGCTTGAGGACGGAAAGGTGCAAGTGAATGATGTACTGGCACTCACCGATGGAACCGAGAGACCGCGGCTCCTtgcaggcgaagaagcgccGCTCCAGCGGCGCAAGTCTGCTAGTGCCGCTGACGCGGAGGCAACAGCTGCGAATCGTGCCTCAGAGGACGCTACCTCCTCGGATGGACCACCAAACGCATTCAAGGAGGCGGCTCAATCAAgtgagaaggcgctgcacgaAACAGAGGTGTCCAGATCGGACATTGAGGTTTTGAATGCGAAGAATACCCTTCAGGACAGACCGGATGTAGCGGGCCTTGGAGCGCGGACAGCTACTGAGGTCATGAACAACACTGAGGAAGTGAAGCAGATGAAGCTGGAGTCGTCGGTGCTCTATGTGTTCCTGATTTCGCTGATGATGCTCGTGTACGTCTACACTGAGGGAGCTATGCGGGCAGCGCGTCAGGCAAGCTCACGCCCAGGGACTGCAGAGCACATCACGAGCGACACAATGCTTCCGTGGTGGGGCAACGACGCCGAGTATGAGAGCCAGGTCAAGCGCATTTTCGTGGATGAGTGGCGAAAGGCACGTGCGTCGTCGCGCAGGGCGCAGACGTTTCAGGATGGAGTTGCTCGCGAGTCCCTGGACGAGGAGACTAAGAGTGACATGGATCTGAAGATCTTCACCGTCACTGCAGAAAAATTGCGCGCCATGCGTGACAATGCAGAGAGACACTCTAACCGCTAG
- a CDS encoding hypothetical protein (TriTrypDB/GeneDB-style sysID: LpmP.24.0030): MRALSFRSLAAVPAGLATRCYGGQCGARPPAGGRYSRGGSLPYPDRRNVPTEPQIVARLITFFPPNKAFVPISRWAAALPDDLRETLVPYGGLSAFVSAQSNFFMIRKENGMTVASLSAMGTELAREHERKEKQERKRAEKFNQRRGNFAPRGRSFSPFRGDPSRK, from the coding sequence ATGAGagccctctcttttcggtCTCTGGCAGCTGTGCCTGCTGGCTTAGCAACTCGGTGTTATGGCGGGCAGTGTGGAGCACGACCTCCTGCGGGTGGGCGATATTCGCGGGGTGGCAGTCTTCCGTATCCTGACCGACGAAATGTGCCGACGGAGCCACAGATCGTTGCCCGTCTCATCACTTTTTTCCCGCCTAACAAGGCGTTTGTTCCGATCAGCCGatgggctgctgcgcttccgGATGATCTGCGAGAAACACTGGTGCCATATGGAGGCCTCAGCGCTTTTGTCAGCGCACAGAGCAACTTTTTCATGATTCGAAAGGAGAATGGTATGACGGTGGCATCGCTGTCAGCGATGGGAACGGAGCTGGCAAGGGAgcacgaaagaaaagagaaacaagagaggaagcgcGCGGAGAAGTTCAATCAGAGGAGAGGCAACTTTGCGCCGCGCGGCCGTAGCTTTTCTCCATTCCGAGGCGACCCGTCACGGAAATAG